In the Campylobacter showae genome, one interval contains:
- a CDS encoding cytochrome C, whose amino-acid sequence MSAHLCPKCGENTIYFDGICHSCSQRQRRGEILNLNADEVEAMILKIAGRIDEIEKWDEICNDFWALFSLLDIHDPRIARAAAAKEIYYPPELYFGAPDDVKDALITKLNSLEDNSKNVLNHLLCALAWQGGEQTAELFYELYKTPRPWRKKLYVGTEFYAKIGGWSFDETGERKSLVFDKCLTTVRVKGGKRASQDANLNPNQNADEPVQIGEPTGQKCEFCGCEILDMLRLKATDPRLEFLNLKHDAIFRCCPTCVGSVRYFCKCGPDGEIELSCDGEGFDESYFSQEDFARLCDMKFKLGGEVSPFYGCFGELDTTVGGYPQWVQDAEYLACPSCGGMMKHLAQIPFGEMIEGEGVIYVQICEKCEVLGGCFQCT is encoded by the coding sequence ATGAGCGCTCATCTATGCCCAAAATGCGGCGAAAACACGATCTACTTCGACGGCATCTGCCACTCGTGCAGCCAAAGGCAGAGGCGGGGTGAAATTTTAAACCTAAACGCGGACGAAGTAGAAGCGATGATCCTAAAAATAGCGGGCCGAATCGACGAGATCGAAAAATGGGATGAGATTTGCAATGATTTTTGGGCGCTTTTTAGCCTGCTAGATATCCACGATCCAAGGATCGCGCGAGCTGCGGCGGCAAAGGAGATCTACTATCCGCCCGAGCTCTACTTCGGCGCGCCGGACGACGTAAAAGATGCACTCATAACAAAACTAAACTCGCTAGAGGACAACTCCAAAAACGTACTAAATCACCTACTTTGCGCGCTTGCGTGGCAGGGCGGCGAGCAGACGGCTGAGCTTTTTTACGAGCTGTATAAAACCCCGAGGCCGTGGCGTAAAAAGCTCTACGTTGGCACCGAATTTTACGCAAAAATCGGCGGATGGAGCTTTGACGAGACGGGTGAGCGAAAATCTCTCGTTTTTGACAAATGCCTCACCACGGTACGCGTAAAAGGTGGCAAGCGCGCGAGCCAAGACGCAAATTTAAACCCAAACCAAAACGCGGATGAGCCCGTGCAGATCGGCGAGCCTACGGGCCAAAAGTGCGAGTTTTGCGGCTGCGAGATACTCGATATGCTGCGCCTAAAGGCAACTGATCCGCGGCTTGAGTTTTTAAATTTAAAGCACGACGCGATATTTCGCTGCTGCCCGACCTGCGTCGGCTCGGTAAGATATTTTTGCAAATGCGGCCCAGACGGCGAGATAGAGTTAAGCTGTGATGGCGAAGGTTTCGATGAAAGCTACTTTTCGCAGGAGGATTTTGCACGACTGTGCGATATGAAATTTAAGCTAGGCGGCGAGGTTTCGCCATTTTACGGCTGCTTTGGCGAGCTTGATACGACCGTGGGAGGCTATCCGCAGTGGGTGCAGGACGCCGAGTATCTAGCCTGCCCTAGCTGCGGCGGGATGATGAAGCATCTAGCGCAGATCCCGTTTGGCGAGATGATAGAGGGCGAGGGCGTCATATACGTGCAGATCTGCGAGAAATGCGAGGTTTTGGGCGGTTGCTTTCAGTGCACGTAA
- a CDS encoding glycosyltransferase family 39 protein, producing the protein MDRVFLGRANLSPKFSMLRSETFLLFIICLIDFCFLSYAISTLSISYYEADAFYSSSKISAVLARFSVEVFGQNDYALRLPFVICHIFSVALLYKVSKQILKRKFDRVVSAVVFILLPATMASAILVNDAGVIIALSLLSIYLYQLRKMLAFYALLCVLPFVSGAFLVYFSAIFAFGVYRRDARMAWVAALLFALCFYFYGFDSGGKPSGHLLDTVSIFAAAFSPFIFVYFVYAMYRIWIKETKNLLWFVCITAFLFCLVLSIRQRLELENYLPFCVISVPILVRVFFSSYRVRLPMFRRGYKILASFAAASLLVGFLFVLFNEMLYGILKDPTKHFVYRYHVAKELAKELKNEGVEKIFTGDKKLDLRLKFYGVDTRPDANLQLANLDLKDNYGNIAVYKFGVKIVNFKIIKDD; encoded by the coding sequence GTGGATAGAGTTTTTCTGGGAAGAGCAAATTTAAGCCCTAAATTTAGTATGCTACGCTCGGAAACGTTTTTACTTTTTATCATCTGCCTTATCGATTTTTGCTTTTTGTCGTATGCGATTAGTACGCTTAGCATTAGCTACTACGAGGCGGATGCGTTTTATAGCTCGTCTAAAATTTCAGCCGTTTTGGCTAGATTTTCGGTTGAGGTTTTCGGGCAAAACGACTATGCTTTGCGGCTTCCTTTTGTTATTTGCCATATTTTTAGCGTCGCGCTGCTCTACAAGGTCTCAAAGCAAATTTTAAAACGCAAATTTGATCGAGTGGTAAGCGCGGTCGTGTTTATATTGCTTCCTGCGACGATGGCGTCGGCGATCTTGGTAAACGACGCCGGCGTGATAATCGCGCTTTCGCTTTTAAGCATTTATCTTTATCAGCTACGCAAAATGCTAGCCTTTTACGCGCTTTTATGCGTGTTGCCTTTTGTTAGCGGCGCATTTTTGGTTTATTTTTCGGCTATTTTTGCATTCGGCGTTTATAGGCGCGACGCTAGGATGGCTTGGGTTGCGGCGCTGCTTTTTGCGCTTTGCTTTTACTTTTACGGATTTGACTCGGGCGGTAAGCCTAGTGGCCATTTGCTTGATACCGTGAGTATTTTTGCCGCCGCGTTTTCGCCTTTTATTTTCGTCTATTTTGTCTATGCTATGTATAGAATTTGGATAAAAGAGACCAAAAATTTACTCTGGTTTGTCTGCATAACGGCGTTTTTGTTTTGCTTGGTTTTATCGATCAGACAGCGGCTTGAGCTCGAAAACTACCTGCCTTTTTGCGTTATTTCGGTGCCGATTTTGGTTCGGGTATTTTTTAGCTCGTACCGTGTGAGATTGCCGATGTTTAGGCGCGGGTATAAAATTTTAGCTTCTTTTGCGGCGGCTTCTTTGCTCGTTGGGTTTTTGTTCGTACTTTTTAATGAGATGCTTTACGGCATACTAAAAGACCCGACCAAACATTTTGTTTACAGATATCATGTAGCAAAAGAGCTTGCAAAAGAGCTAAAAAATGAAGGCGTAGAAAAAATTTTTACGGGTGATAAAAAGCTAGATTTGAGACTTAAATTTTACGGCGTAGATACGCGTCCGGACGCAAATTTGCAGCTAGCAAATTTGGACTTAAAAGATAATTATGGTAATATAGCGGTCTATAAATTCGGCGTAAAAATCGTAAATTTTAAGATTATAAAAGATGATTAG
- a CDS encoding NCS2 family permease: MDFFKLKQNGTSVKTEFSAGLTTFLTMMYIVPVNAIIMSKTGMPMDALITATALITVIATVLNGIWANTPVAMSVGMGLNAYFTFGLVLGMQIPWQTALGVVFISGIIFVVLSFTNFRIWVLKSIPDDVRRSISAGIGAFIAFVGLQQMGVVVNNDAVLVGLGNLKDPNVILGFVGLFFVILFWAWKVKGAFIIAVFTTSVVAWIFGIAPYPKEFISLPASISPIFLELDIMGALSFALVPVIVTFFVTDLFDSIGTLAGVGNRAGIFDESNQKGVEKLEKTLEADAVATMVGSLVGVSTTTSFAESASGVEEGGKTGLTAVFCGLFFVLTIFMLPLFKAIPSNAIYPILVMVGVLMFSELGNINFKDPAIAISTFLIVILMPLTYSITTGLSFGFMAYLLVRIMRREWEYVNIGVVVLALISFIVFLVH; the protein is encoded by the coding sequence TTGGATTTTTTTAAACTCAAGCAAAACGGCACTAGCGTAAAGACCGAGTTTAGCGCAGGACTCACGACCTTTTTAACGATGATGTATATCGTGCCCGTAAACGCTATAATCATGAGCAAAACCGGCATGCCGATGGATGCGCTCATCACGGCTACGGCGCTCATCACCGTGATCGCTACCGTGCTAAACGGTATATGGGCGAACACGCCCGTGGCTATGAGCGTGGGAATGGGCTTAAACGCGTATTTTACATTTGGCCTAGTGCTAGGTATGCAAATACCGTGGCAGACGGCTTTAGGTGTGGTTTTCATCTCGGGTATAATTTTCGTCGTGCTATCTTTTACGAATTTTAGAATCTGGGTCTTAAAATCTATCCCGGACGACGTTAGACGCTCGATAAGCGCGGGCATAGGCGCCTTTATCGCTTTCGTCGGGCTTCAGCAAATGGGCGTAGTCGTAAACAACGACGCCGTGCTGGTAGGGCTTGGAAATTTAAAAGATCCAAACGTTATTTTGGGCTTTGTTGGGCTATTTTTCGTTATACTTTTTTGGGCGTGGAAGGTTAAGGGCGCCTTCATCATCGCGGTATTTACGACCTCGGTAGTCGCTTGGATTTTCGGTATCGCGCCGTATCCGAAGGAATTTATCTCACTACCGGCTTCGATCTCGCCGATATTTTTAGAGCTTGACATCATGGGCGCGCTATCTTTTGCGCTGGTTCCGGTGATTGTTACATTTTTCGTGACAGACCTTTTCGACTCTATCGGTACGCTAGCGGGAGTGGGAAATAGAGCGGGAATCTTTGACGAGAGCAATCAAAAAGGCGTCGAAAAACTAGAAAAAACCCTCGAAGCCGACGCGGTAGCCACTATGGTAGGCTCGCTAGTGGGCGTTAGTACGACTACGTCCTTTGCCGAGAGCGCTAGCGGCGTAGAGGAGGGCGGCAAGACGGGACTAACGGCTGTATTTTGCGGACTATTTTTCGTGCTTACGATTTTTATGTTGCCGCTTTTTAAAGCTATCCCCTCAAACGCGATATATCCGATACTCGTGATGGTGGGCGTGCTGATGTTTAGCGAGCTTGGAAATATAAATTTTAAAGATCCGGCCATCGCGATATCGACATTTTTGATAGTTATTTTGATGCCGCTTACGTACTCGATCACGACGGGACTTTCGTTTGGGTTTATGGCGTATTTGCTGGTTCGTATCATGAGACGCGAGTGGGAGTACGTAAATATCGGAGTTGTCGTGCTTGCGCTTATTAGTTTTATAGTATTTTTAGTGCACTGA
- the glmS gene encoding glutamine--fructose-6-phosphate transaminase (isomerizing), with protein sequence MCGIVGYVGNREKREFILNGLKELEYRGYDSAGMAVMSLDGGCDKCTQEIAFFKAIGKLENLAKKSEGFSSSGEGVAIGHTRWATHGKPTEINAHPHLGEHSFVVHNGIIENYKELKEELEAKGVSFLSQTDTEVIVHLFEENLKTIGEPFKAYEATVARLHGAYATLLITKTAPGKIFFAKDAAPLAIGKSEEKEVFFASSDAPLIGLAKEVCYLDDKSYGFVSIDEIAVFKDAKKLSPSFAALPADKSYAQKEGYRFFMEKEIYEQSAVVSETLMGRVKEDAVGLENLTDEYLQNIDDIVICACGTSYHAALTASYLFERLADTRAKVEIASEFRYRRPKLNKNALFIVISQSGETADTLEALKIAKQAGLKTLAICNVDNSSIVRLADDTLLTRAGIEKGVASTKAFATQVVTLWMLALQIAQAKASISKDELKSEIAALLHVPQILNISKEPQERIRRLAKHYLHGHGFFFIGRDIFYPLALEGALKLKEISYLHAEGYPAGEMKHGPIALADERLFTIALMPQNVLYDKTKSNVEELAARDAYILAISPEEFELSDDFIKTSKQAHPMSEFFEMMIILQLFALEIAVRLGNDVDMPRNLAKSVTVE encoded by the coding sequence ATGTGCGGAATCGTCGGTTACGTCGGCAATAGAGAAAAAAGAGAGTTTATTTTAAACGGATTAAAAGAGCTTGAGTACCGCGGCTACGACAGTGCGGGCATGGCGGTGATGAGTCTGGATGGCGGTTGTGACAAATGCACGCAGGAGATCGCCTTTTTCAAAGCCATCGGCAAGCTTGAAAATTTAGCCAAAAAATCAGAGGGCTTTAGCTCTAGCGGCGAAGGCGTCGCGATCGGTCATACGCGCTGGGCTACGCACGGTAAACCTACCGAGATCAACGCTCACCCACACCTGGGCGAGCACTCGTTCGTCGTTCATAACGGCATCATCGAAAACTACAAAGAGCTAAAAGAGGAGCTTGAAGCAAAGGGCGTTAGCTTCCTTAGCCAAACCGATACCGAAGTCATCGTGCATCTTTTTGAGGAAAATTTAAAAACTATCGGCGAGCCGTTTAAAGCATACGAAGCCACGGTAGCGCGCCTGCACGGAGCATACGCGACGCTACTGATCACCAAAACGGCTCCGGGCAAAATATTTTTCGCCAAGGACGCTGCGCCGCTAGCCATCGGCAAAAGCGAGGAGAAAGAGGTATTTTTCGCCTCCTCGGACGCCCCGCTGATCGGCCTAGCCAAAGAGGTGTGCTACCTGGACGACAAAAGCTACGGATTTGTTAGCATTGACGAGATCGCGGTTTTTAAAGACGCAAAAAAACTAAGCCCGAGCTTTGCCGCGCTGCCTGCGGACAAAAGCTACGCGCAAAAAGAGGGCTACCGCTTTTTTATGGAAAAAGAAATCTACGAACAAAGCGCAGTCGTAAGCGAAACGCTAATGGGACGCGTCAAAGAGGATGCGGTAGGGCTTGAAAATTTGACCGACGAGTACCTGCAAAATATCGACGATATCGTGATCTGCGCGTGCGGCACTAGCTATCACGCGGCGCTTACGGCTAGCTATCTTTTTGAGAGGCTGGCAGACACTAGAGCCAAGGTCGAGATCGCGAGCGAATTTCGCTATAGACGCCCGAAGCTAAACAAAAACGCCCTTTTTATCGTCATCTCGCAAAGCGGCGAAACCGCCGACACCCTAGAAGCGCTAAAAATCGCCAAACAAGCGGGACTAAAGACGCTGGCCATCTGCAACGTCGATAACTCCTCGATCGTACGCCTAGCCGACGACACTCTGCTCACTCGCGCCGGCATCGAAAAGGGCGTAGCCAGCACCAAAGCCTTTGCGACGCAGGTCGTGACGCTGTGGATGCTAGCGCTGCAAATCGCGCAAGCTAAAGCCTCCATAAGCAAAGACGAGCTAAAAAGCGAGATCGCGGCACTCCTGCACGTCCCGCAAATTTTAAATATCAGCAAAGAGCCGCAAGAGCGCATCCGCCGCCTAGCCAAGCACTATTTGCACGGCCACGGCTTCTTTTTTATCGGGCGCGATATATTTTATCCGCTTGCGCTAGAAGGCGCGCTAAAGCTCAAAGAGATCTCCTATCTGCACGCCGAGGGCTACCCTGCGGGCGAGATGAAGCACGGCCCTATCGCGCTTGCCGACGAGAGGCTCTTTACGATCGCGCTGATGCCGCAAAACGTCCTTTACGACAAAACCAAAAGCAATGTCGAGGAGCTAGCCGCTCGCGACGCCTATATACTTGCGATTAGCCCCGAGGAGTTCGAGCTTAGCGACGATTTTATCAAAACGAGCAAGCAAGCTCACCCGATGAGCGAGTTTTTCGAGATGATGATCATCCTGCAGCTTTTTGCGCTGGAAATCGCCGTAAGGCTGGGCAACGACGTGGATATGCCGCGAAACCTTGCTAAAAGCGTAACGGTAGAGTAA
- a CDS encoding phosphoribosyltransferase — protein MLKYPFEEFHKDVKIMARDIKENFEPEVILAVARGGLTLGHFLASLLNNRNLFTLNSIHYEETKKLDTIDIFNIPDLSKFNKILIVDDMIDTGESMIAIKQELFKRFPHIKLKIATIFYKQKALLLPDFTVREAHEWIEFFWEEQI, from the coding sequence ATGCTAAAGTATCCGTTTGAGGAATTTCATAAAGACGTAAAAATAATGGCGCGAGATATCAAAGAAAACTTCGAACCAGAAGTGATTTTAGCAGTCGCTCGCGGTGGGCTTACTTTAGGGCATTTTTTAGCGAGCTTGCTAAATAACCGCAATCTTTTTACGCTAAACTCAATCCACTACGAAGAGACTAAAAAGCTCGATACTATCGATATCTTTAACATCCCTGATCTATCTAAATTTAATAAAATCTTGATAGTAGACGATATGATAGATACGGGCGAGAGCATGATAGCTATCAAACAAGAGCTTTTTAAACGCTTCCCGCATATTAAGCTAAAGATCGCGACTATCTTTTATAAGCAAAAAGCGCTTTTGTTGCCCGACTTTACGGTAAGAGAGGCGCACGAGTGGATAGAGTTTTTCTGGGAAGAGCAAATTTAA
- the mqnE gene encoding aminofutalosine synthase MqnE, which yields MTNLIEKLQSGERLDADECAVLYDLDLFTLGKFANAKRRKLHGKKVFFNVNRHINPTNICADVCKFCAFSANRKNPNPYTMSHEEILKIVEKSVAHGAKEIHIVSAHNPDTSWQWYLEIFKKIKEKYPQIHVKALTAAEVDFLSRKHGLSYEEVVEKMLEYGVDSMPGGGAEIFDEEVRRKICKGKVSSENWLKIHRLWHEKGRESNATMLFGHVESRQNRIDHMLRIRDLQDKTGGFNAFIPLVYQRDNNYLKVENYPGSAEILKTFAISRLVLDNVSHIKAYWATSTINLAMVAQEFGADDLDGTIEKESIQSAAGAKSASGMSLRNFTDLIQTSGFVPVERDSLYNELKIYDN from the coding sequence TTGACAAATTTAATAGAAAAACTCCAAAGCGGCGAACGTCTGGACGCGGACGAATGCGCAGTCTTGTACGACCTAGACCTTTTTACGCTGGGTAAATTCGCAAACGCCAAACGGCGGAAACTGCACGGCAAAAAGGTATTTTTTAACGTAAATCGCCACATAAACCCGACCAATATCTGCGCGGACGTGTGTAAATTTTGCGCGTTTTCGGCAAACCGCAAAAACCCAAACCCATACACGATGAGCCACGAGGAAATACTAAAAATCGTCGAAAAAAGCGTTGCTCACGGCGCAAAAGAGATACATATCGTCTCTGCGCACAATCCCGATACCTCATGGCAGTGGTATTTGGAAATTTTTAAAAAGATCAAGGAAAAATACCCGCAAATCCACGTCAAGGCGCTAACTGCCGCGGAGGTTGATTTTCTCTCGCGAAAACACGGCCTTAGCTACGAAGAAGTCGTAGAAAAGATGCTCGAATACGGCGTAGACTCGATGCCCGGCGGCGGAGCGGAGATCTTTGACGAAGAGGTCAGGCGTAAAATTTGTAAAGGCAAGGTAAGCTCCGAAAACTGGCTCAAAATCCACCGCCTTTGGCACGAAAAAGGTAGAGAAAGTAACGCTACGATGCTGTTTGGCCACGTAGAAAGCAGGCAAAACCGCATCGACCATATGCTGCGAATCCGCGATTTGCAGGACAAAACTGGCGGATTTAACGCCTTTATCCCGCTGGTTTATCAGCGCGACAACAACTATCTAAAAGTAGAAAACTATCCCGGCTCGGCCGAAATTTTAAAGACCTTTGCGATCTCGCGTCTGGTGCTCGATAACGTCTCGCACATAAAGGCGTACTGGGCGACCTCGACGATAAATTTGGCCATGGTCGCGCAAGAATTCGGCGCTGATGATCTAGACGGCACGATAGAAAAAGAGAGCATCCAAAGCGCGGCCGGAGCGAAATCGGCAAGTGGTATGAGTCTTAGAAATTTTACCGATCTCATTCAGACTTCGGGCTTTGTTCCCGTCGAGCGAGATAGCTTGTATAACGAACTAAAAATTTACGATAACTAA
- a CDS encoding tetratricopeptide repeat protein: MRRLILLAFFAALAFGGELADLSKECKKGNDEICKRLSVAIKNLELACDEGGEKNAMYCAGLGYFYEFDKVFTKAVRYYERACELGADKACVYLGLLYQSGQGTAQDHKKANELFAKACEKDVAQGCASLAYSYGKGLGVYLDGKKTNELFSKACELGEETACYNLGLSYAMGDGVEKDAAKAAQIFAASCERGHVGSCADLGVCYFKGEGVGKDYERAVVLFTNACSGASALACSNLGFAYEKGMGVEKNKNAAKELYDRGCKLGEFSACQYLKNLR, encoded by the coding sequence ATGAGACGTTTGATTTTGCTTGCGTTTTTTGCGGCGTTAGCTTTTGGGGGCGAGCTGGCCGATCTTAGCAAAGAGTGCAAGAAGGGAAACGACGAGATTTGTAAAAGATTATCGGTCGCGATTAAAAACTTAGAGCTTGCCTGCGATGAAGGCGGCGAGAAAAACGCGATGTATTGCGCGGGACTTGGGTACTTTTACGAATTTGATAAGGTATTTACAAAAGCCGTGCGATACTACGAAAGAGCCTGCGAGCTGGGCGCGGACAAAGCCTGCGTGTATCTGGGGCTGCTTTACCAAAGCGGGCAGGGCACAGCGCAGGATCACAAAAAGGCAAACGAGCTGTTTGCTAAAGCCTGCGAAAAGGACGTGGCCCAGGGGTGCGCGAGCCTGGCGTATAGCTACGGCAAGGGGCTTGGCGTCTATCTGGACGGCAAAAAGACGAATGAGCTGTTTAGCAAAGCCTGCGAACTAGGCGAGGAAACGGCGTGCTACAATCTTGGCTTAAGCTACGCGATGGGCGACGGCGTAGAAAAGGACGCGGCAAAGGCGGCGCAGATATTTGCGGCCTCTTGCGAGCGCGGACACGTAGGCTCTTGCGCCGATCTTGGGGTTTGCTATTTTAAGGGCGAGGGCGTGGGAAAAGACTACGAAAGAGCCGTTGTGCTTTTTACCAACGCTTGCTCGGGCGCGAGCGCGCTAGCCTGCTCAAATTTGGGCTTTGCCTACGAAAAAGGCATGGGCGTAGAAAAGAATAAAAACGCGGCCAAAGAACTTTACGATAGAGGTTGCAAGCTCGGAGAATTTAGCGCGTGCCAGTATCTAAAAAATTTGCGTTGA
- a CDS encoding DUF6678 family protein, translated as MQNLNEKYEIYQKRLDKKARRLASLMNDAKWLKLCEILDVSECKGIRVRLLSGDEEIALVCGFGCLGDGYFDCANGAILFKDLRWVFVPKFYERARMNKAEKLVSKFIPNPLETVLDSMTKAGKFDYEIDESGLKIYGYR; from the coding sequence ATGCAAAATTTAAACGAAAAATACGAAATTTATCAAAAAAGACTTGATAAAAAGGCGCGCCGTCTCGCGTCGTTGATGAACGACGCAAAATGGCTTAAACTCTGCGAAATTTTAGATGTCTCTGAGTGCAAGGGCATACGCGTAAGGCTGCTATCAGGCGACGAGGAGATCGCGCTCGTCTGCGGCTTTGGATGTTTAGGGGACGGGTATTTTGACTGCGCCAACGGTGCGATTTTATTTAAGGATTTGCGCTGGGTTTTTGTGCCTAAATTTTACGAGCGGGCGCGTATGAACAAAGCCGAAAAACTCGTCTCTAAATTTATCCCAAATCCGCTTGAAACGGTGCTAGACTCCATGACAAAGGCGGGTAAATTTGACTACGAAATAGACGAAAGCGGGCTAAAAATTTACGGATATAGATAA
- a CDS encoding HD domain-containing protein: protein MALKGNLNGVLGGANLASQLKKLQGKGFANFIAKQSDELIKALCARVLDEIFADFNPDVDFIPFCVIATEKYADNLISTSSVLEVLLVFKENAGFNVKFILKKLVAALEGSNLKLNIKICELDEIFKSHKNDHKAKAAFSRIRYICGSRTLYKAARSEIYKTREFNAQENLKFYAKNLGAFNEIPNIRQEPDLKNDLGGTNDIYYLNCALNGFENEISMRSQALKFIDEKELSALNLAADFILCVKSAQNLTSDSDVFDPAKLNEITSLMQTKSKKTQENSSVISQKLFSCMHSVAVFSRYLVASFYRSKFTSGVKFSQLRAARLKNGFYRFENTIYVPLHVRPRPLNAVLKQLLALGDAEYKFDVGTIFYLKRAQISKEDAEDSLALFRKILMRNHAHCIIKALLDAEILPVLVKPLEHAVNLAEFDGYHKFSVGEHCVLSVKFAENIKDKFVKSLCDELCLEGRTLLKLALLLHDAGKGLGGDHSVVGSNIFRAYASKLNLSAKAVNIGVTLVRYHTLMNDVANREDIYDQRTIFSFISKLGDPQTLKLAYIVAYCVINATDEKLYTPYLARLLRELYGICLQSFEDENLLDEAARRVKKELSIRRNAKFAALSENLKEKIFAIRSNLLFAKYQPADIISIAWAAQNADKLSVQVQNHQSLSIEIYAQNYPNLAVLLSALAHLDLGFMEIFELFDGKFYVKLEFNKNVKSSELETLKNLIEISLKSGASAQINRPIILKGELNFDANHSQEYAKLGINAKDQRGLMAYVLGVFKEFDVKIANARIQTVKNRTRNLLLIEKREGVDLGEILKLLESE from the coding sequence GTGGCTTTAAAAGGAAATTTAAACGGCGTTTTAGGAGGCGCAAATTTGGCCTCGCAGCTAAAAAAGCTTCAAGGCAAGGGCTTTGCAAATTTCATCGCAAAACAAAGCGACGAGCTCATAAAAGCTCTATGCGCGCGGGTTTTGGACGAGATTTTTGCGGACTTTAACCCAGACGTCGATTTTATTCCGTTTTGCGTCATCGCTACCGAAAAGTACGCCGACAACCTCATCTCCACGAGCTCGGTTTTAGAGGTTTTACTCGTCTTTAAAGAAAACGCCGGCTTTAACGTCAAATTTATCCTAAAAAAGCTAGTCGCCGCGCTGGAGGGCTCAAATTTAAAGCTAAATATCAAAATTTGCGAGCTGGACGAGATTTTTAAGTCTCACAAAAACGACCACAAAGCAAAGGCCGCGTTTAGCCGCATCCGCTATATCTGCGGCTCGCGGACACTTTATAAGGCCGCCCGGTCGGAGATTTATAAAACTCGCGAGTTTAACGCGCAGGAAAATCTCAAATTTTACGCCAAAAATTTAGGCGCTTTTAACGAGATCCCAAATATTAGGCAAGAGCCCGATCTAAAAAACGACCTTGGCGGCACAAACGACATCTACTACCTAAACTGCGCTCTAAACGGCTTTGAAAACGAGATCAGCATGCGCTCGCAGGCTCTAAAATTTATCGACGAAAAGGAACTTAGCGCGTTAAATTTGGCGGCTGATTTTATCCTTTGCGTAAAATCGGCGCAAAATTTAACCTCCGACTCCGACGTTTTTGATCCCGCTAAGCTAAACGAGATCACCTCGCTTATGCAAACCAAGTCCAAAAAGACGCAAGAAAATAGCAGCGTCATCTCGCAAAAACTCTTTTCCTGCATGCACTCGGTCGCCGTTTTCTCGCGCTATCTGGTCGCTAGCTTTTATAGGAGCAAATTTACGAGCGGGGTTAAATTTAGCCAGCTACGAGCCGCGCGGCTAAAAAACGGATTTTATAGATTTGAAAACACGATTTACGTCCCGCTACACGTCCGTCCTCGCCCTCTAAACGCCGTACTAAAGCAGCTTTTAGCCCTCGGCGATGCGGAGTACAAATTTGACGTCGGGACGATCTTTTACCTAAAACGCGCGCAAATCAGCAAAGAGGACGCCGAGGACTCGCTCGCGCTTTTTAGAAAAATTTTGATGCGAAACCACGCTCACTGCATCATCAAAGCGCTTTTGGATGCGGAGATTTTGCCCGTTTTAGTTAAACCGCTCGAGCACGCCGTAAATTTGGCCGAATTTGACGGCTATCATAAATTTAGCGTCGGCGAGCACTGCGTTTTAAGCGTCAAATTTGCCGAAAATATCAAAGATAAATTCGTAAAATCGCTTTGCGACGAGCTCTGCCTCGAGGGGCGCACGCTGCTAAAGCTAGCTTTGCTGCTACACGACGCGGGCAAGGGTCTAGGCGGCGATCACTCGGTCGTGGGCTCAAATATTTTCCGTGCCTACGCTAGCAAGCTAAATTTGAGCGCAAAGGCCGTAAATATCGGCGTTACGCTCGTGCGCTACCACACGCTGATGAACGACGTGGCAAACCGCGAGGATATCTACGATCAGCGCACGATTTTTAGCTTTATCTCAAAGCTTGGCGATCCGCAAACCCTAAAGCTCGCCTACATCGTCGCTTATTGCGTGATAAACGCGACGGATGAAAAACTCTATACGCCTTATTTAGCGCGGCTTTTGCGCGAGCTTTACGGCATTTGCCTGCAAAGTTTCGAGGATGAAAACCTGCTAGACGAAGCCGCAAGACGCGTAAAAAAGGAGCTTAGCATCAGGCGAAACGCTAAATTTGCCGCTTTAAGCGAAAATTTGAAAGAAAAAATCTTCGCTATCAGATCAAATTTACTCTTCGCTAAATACCAGCCAGCAGATATCATCAGCATCGCCTGGGCCGCGCAAAACGCCGATAAACTAAGCGTGCAGGTGCAAAATCACCAAAGCCTGAGCATCGAAATTTACGCGCAAAACTACCCAAATTTAGCCGTTTTGCTCTCGGCTCTGGCGCACCTTGATCTTGGATTTATGGAGATTTTCGAGCTGTTTGATGGTAAATTTTACGTCAAGCTAGAGTTTAACAAAAACGTAAAATCAAGCGAGCTAGAAACCTTAAAAAACCTCATCGAGATCTCGCTAAAAAGTGGCGCCTCAGCGCAGATAAATCGCCCGATAATACTAAAAGGCGAGCTAAATTTCGACGCGAACCACTCGCAAGAGTACGCGAAGCTTGGCATAAACGCGAAAGATCAGCGCGGGCTGATGGCTTACGTATTGGGAGTTTTTAAGGAATTTGATGTAAAAATAGCCAACGCCAGAATCCAAACCGTAAAAAATAGGACGCGGAATTTGCTGCTTATCGAAAAGCGCGAGGGCGTGGATTTGGGCGAAATTTTAAAATTATTAGAAAGCGAGTAA